Below is a genomic region from Longimicrobium sp..
GCCTCCCTACCTCGTCGACCACGGGGACGACGAAGAGGTTGTAGCGCGAGAGCACGCGCGCCACCTCGTCCTGCGGCACGTCGGGGAGGACGGCGGCCACGGGCGGAAGCACCAGCGCGTCCACCGTCTCGTCGGGCGGCGCGGTGATGAGCGTCTGCAGCGGGAGATACCCCTCGAGCAGCCCGGTGCGGTCGACCACGAAGACGACGTGGATGTCGCCCACCTCCTGCGCCTGCCGCCGCACCTCGTCGATGGTCTGGGCCACGGTCAGCGTGTTGGGCACCGCCACCAGCTCGGTGGTCATGATGCCGCCGGCCGACTCCTCGTCGTAGCCCATCAGCTCCCGGATCTCGCCGGCCTCGGCCTTGGGGAGCGCGGCCAGGGCGCGGACCTGGTCGTCCGGGTCCATGTCGCCGATGATGTCGGCCGCGTCGTCGTCGGCCAGCTCGGCGATGATGTCGGCCATCTGCTCGGTGCCGAGCGCGGCCAGCGAGTCCTCGGGGTGCTCCTCGGGCTCCATCTCGGCCAGCGCCTCGGCCGCCAGCGCCGGCCGGTCGGCCAGCGCGACGAGCACGCGCATGCGCTCGTCGTCGCCGAGCAGCTCCAGCAGGTCGGCCAGGTCGCTGGGGTGGAGCGCGGTCAGCAGCGCCTGGAGCGCGGCGGTGTCGCCCGCGTCCAGCAGCGCGCGCAGGCGCTCCAGCGGCTCACGCCGGTCCTGTGCGTCCGCCATGGAACCGGTTCGGCGAGGGGTGGATGGAGGCGGGGAGGTGCGGCAAGTTGAACGGTCGGCAGCGTCAATTCAAGCACCCTACTGGATTGCGGAGGGACAAGCGCGGCTCGTCCGCCGAAGATCACGCGCGCGTCACATCACCACCGGAACTGCGGCCACTCTCGTTCAAGGACAAGGTTATTTGGCTTACAGTCCTCTCGCATCGCGGCGCGTCGCATCGCAACTTCGAACTCGCGATACTCCTTCGATGTCTCGTAGAGTGACAGCAATATGTCCGTGAGCCGCTGAATCCGCTTACCACGCTTCCGACCATAGATGTAGCGGTGATTTGCGTCCTCCACCCAATCGATAAGGTAGTCGTTCGTAGGCCGAAAATGTGTAATCCAACGCTGAACGAACTCGGCATCCGCGCCTGCAGTGACCAGGGCAGAGTGCGTCGTTGCTTCAAGTAAGTACAGGTTCGCTTGGTCCTGTTTGCTCGTTGTTACCCAACCAGCCGAGGAGCGTAGCAGAGCCACAACAAACAAGTAGCCCGGCCACATATGGCGAGATCCCCTATACTCAACTCTGTCTAATTCATCATATCCGATCGTGACCGTTTCCTTGTTGCCCATGTATGCCATTCGGAGATCATAGGCGAAACCGAATAGTTGGTTTCCAAGCTCCTCCGACAGATTGGCAGCATCTGCTATTGACGTTACCGTATCATAAAAGGTCTTCAGATCCCAATAATCGCCGCATAGGACACAACCAGCACCACTTTCGGTGGCTCTGCACAGCAACATTGCAAGTCTTCCTTGGCTAGAACGTTTGTACGGCCCCACAATTCGGGCATTGTAACTTACTAAGCGTACAGTCAGTACCGCAGCAGGACCAGTTCTGGCAACGGTGACACTCCTCCTTATTGTGCTCCGCCTCCGGAATCGCATCGCAGGTGCTGCAGCACCAACTAGGACCATATTTCATCTTGAGATGTGGATCTTTCGGATAAACTAGTCGGAAAAGCGATTCTTTAGGCATTGCGCGAACTCAACTTGTGGAAGGAGGCGGCAGTGGCTGCTATTATCGGCGGTGCCTACGCACATTTCATGTAGCTGTTGCAGCGGAAGGATGCGCCCGCTTCAGCTCTGCTGGAGGAACGCCCGCAGCAGCTCCTCCTGGCGCGCGAACATCTCGCTGCCGGTGCGGTCCTCGCCCTCGGGGTGGTCCCAGCCGAGGACGTGAAGGGTGCCGTGGACAGCGAGACGCAGCACCTCCTCCGCGGGCGAGACCCCGTACTCGGCCGCGTTGCGGAGCGCCTGGTCCACGCCCACGTACACGTCGCCCAGCGGCGGATCGCCCTCGGCGTAGAGGGGGAAGGAGATGACGTCGGTGGGGCCCTCGTGCTGCAGGTAGTCGGCGTTCAGCGCGGCGATCTCATCATCTCCCACCAGCGCGACGGAGATCTCGGCCACGCGCACGTTCTCCGCGAGCAGCACGTGGCGCACGGCGGCCTCCACCCGCTCGGGCTCCACCGGCGGCGTCACCCCGCTGCCCACACTCACGTCGATCTCGATCTCGTCCATCGCGCTTTCCACTTCCACCCTGGTGACCCGTTTGAAAGCTCACGCCGACGATCAGACGGCCAGCGTCCCCGCATCGAGCAAGCCGGGAGGCCGGCCGAGAGATCGCCAACTGCGTCATCAGGGGGTGATCGTCGCGGCCAGGCGCTGGCGCTCTTCGCCGGCATCCTCGCCGCCGCGGACCTCGATCTGCCACTCCCGATCCGATCCCAATCTGATGTGTCGGAAATTTCCGACAGATTGATCTCGCAGCGGCACGGGTACCTCACATCTCCCTCACGGCGCAGCGCGAGATGATTCGTCACCGCTGGATCACCATCGCCCGGCCGCAACTCGACGTCGGCCGCGGCCGCGCGCAGGAGGTCGCTCTGCACCTCACCCCCGATGACGCAGTTAAGAGAGGTTCGGCCCGCGCGGGAGATGCACGAGGCGACTGATCGCGCTCCAGGTCCCGTTCGTGACAACGACGCCAGGCGCAGACTGGACAAGATCGTGGCTCGGCCGCGCCAGCCGGTTCCGCTCACCGCGTCGAAGCCGCGGGCTCGCTCACGACGGGTGGACTCGCCGCGACGGACGGAGCGGAATCGCCCTCGCCGTTCCGGTCCGCGGGGTAGTCGACGCGGTGGTGGTACATGCTGGCCAGCGCGCGCGTCAGCACCTCGCGCGTGATGGCGATCTCCTTGAGCGTCAGCGGGCACTGGTCCAGCTGCCCGGCCGCGATCTTCCCGTTGACGATGCGGTCCACCAGCTCGCGGATGCGCTCCGGAGTGGGGTCCTGCAGCACGCGCGCGGCCGATTCCACGCTGTCGGCCAGCATCACCACCGCCGTCTCACGCGTCTGCGGCTTGGGGCCGAGATAGGCGAAGTCGCGCGCCTCCACGCGGCAGTTGGGGTCCGTCTCCTTCGCCTGCTGGAGGAAGAAGGAGATCGGCTGCGTGCCGTGGTGCTGCGCGATGAACGCCTTCACCGCGTCGGGGAGCTTGTACTGCTCGGCCAGCTTCAGCCCCTCGGCCACGTGGCTGCGCACGATGGCCGCGCTCATGGCCGGCTTCAGCTTGTCGTGC
It encodes:
- the ybeY gene encoding rRNA maturation RNase YbeY, with product MDEIEIDVSVGSGVTPPVEPERVEAAVRHVLLAENVRVAEISVALVGDDEIAALNADYLQHEGPTDVISFPLYAEGDPPLGDVYVGVDQALRNAAEYGVSPAEEVLRLAVHGTLHVLGWDHPEGEDRTGSEMFARQEELLRAFLQQS
- the mgtE gene encoding magnesium transporter, which gives rise to MADAQDRREPLERLRALLDAGDTAALQALLTALHPSDLADLLELLGDDERMRVLVALADRPALAAEALAEMEPEEHPEDSLAALGTEQMADIIAELADDDAADIIGDMDPDDQVRALAALPKAEAGEIRELMGYDEESAGGIMTTELVAVPNTLTVAQTIDEVRRQAQEVGDIHVVFVVDRTGLLEGYLPLQTLITAPPDETVDALVLPPVAAVLPDVPQDEVARVLSRYNLFVVPVVDEVGRLMGGVTFDDVIDVVEAEATRDILALGGTSEDEELRGGWWPAVRTRFPWLLLNLATAFLAAAVYTPFRVTLEKLPLIAAWTTIVAGMGGNGASQALAVTVRRLALQGDSPRGRRGIVTKELLVGLANGLGNGVVAGAIAAAFASWWMHAGPMLGVVVMAAMWGNLVIAGIAGGLVPILLEKMGVDPAISSSVVVTTFTDMGGFFLTLYLATVLLL